One part of the Lotus japonicus ecotype B-129 chromosome 2, LjGifu_v1.2 genome encodes these proteins:
- the LOC130738870 gene encoding uncharacterized protein LOC130738870 isoform X1 has protein sequence MGKRNTRNPFPCTCEFVILSQQDKVARKEMAVAEKTRNMLEGLVKEGSFKWLLGKKSYFGEEFEEMEKSPSAGRNLIQELSPIANLVVRRCSKILKISSSELQESFNQEASDSIKHPSRYARNLLEYCCFKALSLTTQMSGHLFDKTFRRLTYDMMIAWEAPATASQPLINVDEDVSVGLEAFCRIAPAIPIIANVIISENLFEVLSSTTGGRLQFPMYDKYLSGLERAIKKMKSNSESSLLSAIRSSRGEKVLEVDGTVTTQPVLEHVGISTWPGRLVLTDHALYFEAHRVVSYEKPKKYDLSDDLNQVVKPELTGPWGTRLFDKAVFYSSVSLSEPVVLEFPELKGHARRDYWLAIIREILFVHKFISKYRIQGVARDEALWKAVLGILRLQALQDISSAIPIQNDSLLMFSLCDQLPGGDLILETLADMPNLRESGHNNDFRAVSGMHSISVSDMVSNLGFGFGTSSSNSNVSSITVGEISVGEMTSLEIAVKESKSNYKKVISAQATVDGVKVDGLDTNLAVMKELLSPLDELRKSLQSLAYWDDPWKSSGFCLFFSYIICRGWLGYAMAAGLVLPAVFMIITRCFSQGRPVIEVKVIAPPPMNTMEQLLAVQNAVSQAEQLIQDGNIILLKLRGLLLSIFPQATEMLAFALLSAALVLALLPCKYLVLLVFLAVFTMYSPPRKASTERWNRRLREWWFSIPAAPVTLERDKEEKKKK, from the exons ATGGGAAAGAGAAACACACGCAATCCATTTCCCTGCACCTGCGAGTTCGTGATTCTATCCCAACAAG ATAAAGTGGCGAGAAAAGAGATGGCTGTAGCTGAGAAAACTAGAAATATGCTTGAAGGTCTGGTAAAAGAAGGATCATTTAAATGGTTGCTCGGCAAAAAGAGCTACTTTGGTGAAGAGTTTgaggagatggaaaaatcacCCTCGGCTGGGAGGAATTTGATACAAGAGCTATCTCCAATTGCAAACTTAGTTGTTCGTAGATGTTCAAA AATCCTTAAGATCTCTTCAAGTGAGCTTCAAGAAAGCTTCAATCAAGAGGCttctgattctataaagcatcCGTCACGATATGCGAGGAACTTATTGGAATATTGCTGTTTCAAAGCACTTTCCTTGACTACACAAATGTCTGGTCATCTCTTTGATAAAACATTCCGGCGCTTGACATATGACATGATGATTGCTTGGGAAGCCCCAGCTACTGCCAGCCAACCTTTAATTAAT GTCGATGAGGATGTATCTGTTGGTTTAGAAGCTTTCTGTCGAATAGCTCCTGCAATTCCTATCATTGCCAATGTCATTATTAGTGAAAATCTTTTTGAAGTGCTGAGTTCGACAACTGGTGGTCGCCTTCAGTTCCCCATGTACGACAAGTACCTCTCTGGCCTAGAAAG agcaataaaaaaaatgaagagcAATTCAGAGTCCTCTCTCCTTTCTGCTATAAGATCCTCTAGAGGTGAGAAGGTTCTTGAGGTTGATGGAACAGTCACAACACAGCCAGTCCTTGAGCATGTAGGAATATCCACCTGGCCTG GAAGGTTAGTCCTGACAGATCATGCACTTTATTTTGAAGCGCATCGTGTTGTATCTTatgaaaaaccaaaaaaatatgACTTATCAGACGATCTAAATCAAGTTGTTAAACCTGAATTGACTGGACCATGGGGTACTCGACTTTTTGACAAGGCAGTCTTCTATAGCTCTGTATCACT ATCAGAGCCAGTTGTACTAGAATTTCCAGAGCTTAAAGGTCATGCTCGTCGTGATTATTGGCTAGCTATCATCCGAGAGATTCTTTTTGTTCACAAATTCATAAGCAAATACAGAATCCAAGGGGTTGCACGGGATGAAGCACTCTGGAAGGCTGTTTTAGGAATTTTGCGTTTGCAAGCCCTCCAAGATATTAGTTCTGCAATCCCTATACAGAATGACTCTCTGCTCATGTTTAGTTTATGCGATCAGCTTCCAGGTGGAGACTTGATATTAGAAACCCTTGCAGATATGCCAAATTTAAGGGAGTCAGGTCACAACAATGATTTCAGGGCTGTAAGTGGAATGCATTCTATCTCAGTCTCGGACATGGTTTCTAACCTGGGATTTGGATTTGGAACAAGTTCAAGCAACTCAAATGTGAGCAGCATTACTGTGGGTGAAATATCTGTTGGAGAAATGACTTCGTTGGAAATAGCTGTTAAAGAATCTAAGAGCAATTATAAAAAGGTCATATCTGCACAAGCAACAGTTGATGGTGTTAAAGTTGATGGTCTTGACACTAATTTGGCTGTTATGAAG GAGTTACTTTCTCCTCTAGATGAACTAAGGAAGTCTCTTCAGTCCTTGGCATATTGGGATGATCCGTGGAAGTCTTCTGGGTTCTGTCTGTTCTTCAGTTACATCATCTGCAG GGGTTGGCTTGGCTATGCAATGGCAGCAGGGCTTGTGTTACCCGCAGTTTTTATGATAATTACCCGATGTTTTAGCCAAGGTAGGCCTGTTATTGAAGTTAAGGTAATAGCCCCACCGCCAATGAACACAATGGAACAGCTTTTGGCTGTTCAGAATGCTGTCTCTCAAGCTGAACAACTCATACAGGATGGTAACATAATTCTGCTCAAGCTCCGCGGCTTGTTGTTGTCCATTTTTCCTCAG GCGACAGAGATGTTAGCCTTTGCTCTTCTATCAGCAGCCTTGGTTTTGGCTCTCTTGCCTTGTAAATACCTAGTTCTGCTAGTGTTCTTGGCGGTATTTACAATGTATTCACCTCCAAGGAAAGCTAGCACAGAGAGATGGAATAGGAGACTGAGGGAATGGTGGTTTAGCATACCAGCAGCTCCTGTTACACTTGAAAGAgataaagaggaaaagaagaaaaagtga
- the LOC130738870 gene encoding uncharacterized protein LOC130738870 isoform X2 — MAVAEKTRNMLEGLVKEGSFKWLLGKKSYFGEEFEEMEKSPSAGRNLIQELSPIANLVVRRCSKILKISSSELQESFNQEASDSIKHPSRYARNLLEYCCFKALSLTTQMSGHLFDKTFRRLTYDMMIAWEAPATASQPLINVDEDVSVGLEAFCRIAPAIPIIANVIISENLFEVLSSTTGGRLQFPMYDKYLSGLERAIKKMKSNSESSLLSAIRSSRGEKVLEVDGTVTTQPVLEHVGISTWPGRLVLTDHALYFEAHRVVSYEKPKKYDLSDDLNQVVKPELTGPWGTRLFDKAVFYSSVSLSEPVVLEFPELKGHARRDYWLAIIREILFVHKFISKYRIQGVARDEALWKAVLGILRLQALQDISSAIPIQNDSLLMFSLCDQLPGGDLILETLADMPNLRESGHNNDFRAVSGMHSISVSDMVSNLGFGFGTSSSNSNVSSITVGEISVGEMTSLEIAVKESKSNYKKVISAQATVDGVKVDGLDTNLAVMKELLSPLDELRKSLQSLAYWDDPWKSSGFCLFFSYIICRGWLGYAMAAGLVLPAVFMIITRCFSQGRPVIEVKVIAPPPMNTMEQLLAVQNAVSQAEQLIQDGNIILLKLRGLLLSIFPQATEMLAFALLSAALVLALLPCKYLVLLVFLAVFTMYSPPRKASTERWNRRLREWWFSIPAAPVTLERDKEEKKKK; from the exons ATGGCTGTAGCTGAGAAAACTAGAAATATGCTTGAAGGTCTGGTAAAAGAAGGATCATTTAAATGGTTGCTCGGCAAAAAGAGCTACTTTGGTGAAGAGTTTgaggagatggaaaaatcacCCTCGGCTGGGAGGAATTTGATACAAGAGCTATCTCCAATTGCAAACTTAGTTGTTCGTAGATGTTCAAA AATCCTTAAGATCTCTTCAAGTGAGCTTCAAGAAAGCTTCAATCAAGAGGCttctgattctataaagcatcCGTCACGATATGCGAGGAACTTATTGGAATATTGCTGTTTCAAAGCACTTTCCTTGACTACACAAATGTCTGGTCATCTCTTTGATAAAACATTCCGGCGCTTGACATATGACATGATGATTGCTTGGGAAGCCCCAGCTACTGCCAGCCAACCTTTAATTAAT GTCGATGAGGATGTATCTGTTGGTTTAGAAGCTTTCTGTCGAATAGCTCCTGCAATTCCTATCATTGCCAATGTCATTATTAGTGAAAATCTTTTTGAAGTGCTGAGTTCGACAACTGGTGGTCGCCTTCAGTTCCCCATGTACGACAAGTACCTCTCTGGCCTAGAAAG agcaataaaaaaaatgaagagcAATTCAGAGTCCTCTCTCCTTTCTGCTATAAGATCCTCTAGAGGTGAGAAGGTTCTTGAGGTTGATGGAACAGTCACAACACAGCCAGTCCTTGAGCATGTAGGAATATCCACCTGGCCTG GAAGGTTAGTCCTGACAGATCATGCACTTTATTTTGAAGCGCATCGTGTTGTATCTTatgaaaaaccaaaaaaatatgACTTATCAGACGATCTAAATCAAGTTGTTAAACCTGAATTGACTGGACCATGGGGTACTCGACTTTTTGACAAGGCAGTCTTCTATAGCTCTGTATCACT ATCAGAGCCAGTTGTACTAGAATTTCCAGAGCTTAAAGGTCATGCTCGTCGTGATTATTGGCTAGCTATCATCCGAGAGATTCTTTTTGTTCACAAATTCATAAGCAAATACAGAATCCAAGGGGTTGCACGGGATGAAGCACTCTGGAAGGCTGTTTTAGGAATTTTGCGTTTGCAAGCCCTCCAAGATATTAGTTCTGCAATCCCTATACAGAATGACTCTCTGCTCATGTTTAGTTTATGCGATCAGCTTCCAGGTGGAGACTTGATATTAGAAACCCTTGCAGATATGCCAAATTTAAGGGAGTCAGGTCACAACAATGATTTCAGGGCTGTAAGTGGAATGCATTCTATCTCAGTCTCGGACATGGTTTCTAACCTGGGATTTGGATTTGGAACAAGTTCAAGCAACTCAAATGTGAGCAGCATTACTGTGGGTGAAATATCTGTTGGAGAAATGACTTCGTTGGAAATAGCTGTTAAAGAATCTAAGAGCAATTATAAAAAGGTCATATCTGCACAAGCAACAGTTGATGGTGTTAAAGTTGATGGTCTTGACACTAATTTGGCTGTTATGAAG GAGTTACTTTCTCCTCTAGATGAACTAAGGAAGTCTCTTCAGTCCTTGGCATATTGGGATGATCCGTGGAAGTCTTCTGGGTTCTGTCTGTTCTTCAGTTACATCATCTGCAG GGGTTGGCTTGGCTATGCAATGGCAGCAGGGCTTGTGTTACCCGCAGTTTTTATGATAATTACCCGATGTTTTAGCCAAGGTAGGCCTGTTATTGAAGTTAAGGTAATAGCCCCACCGCCAATGAACACAATGGAACAGCTTTTGGCTGTTCAGAATGCTGTCTCTCAAGCTGAACAACTCATACAGGATGGTAACATAATTCTGCTCAAGCTCCGCGGCTTGTTGTTGTCCATTTTTCCTCAG GCGACAGAGATGTTAGCCTTTGCTCTTCTATCAGCAGCCTTGGTTTTGGCTCTCTTGCCTTGTAAATACCTAGTTCTGCTAGTGTTCTTGGCGGTATTTACAATGTATTCACCTCCAAGGAAAGCTAGCACAGAGAGATGGAATAGGAGACTGAGGGAATGGTGGTTTAGCATACCAGCAGCTCCTGTTACACTTGAAAGAgataaagaggaaaagaagaaaaagtga